A stretch of the Vigna radiata var. radiata cultivar VC1973A chromosome 9, Vradiata_ver6, whole genome shotgun sequence genome encodes the following:
- the LOC106773013 gene encoding calmodulin-binding receptor-like cytoplasmic kinase 2 isoform X1, with product MTSPYPPRRRSGSDYSRTPGRVPPSPGYASSELSTSTISERQNPVVAAARSFTGMFAACFAPPESDNSRSLGDSEEFKSSSTASNGSRAGSRAGSQRGRNSNGGMNISSYNIVQRKEPGIVKFTMEEIFQVTRNFSPSFKIGQGGFGAVYKAKLLDGTVVAVKRAKKSLYEKHLGVEFQSEIQTLSKVEHLNLVKLYGYLDQGDERIIVVEYVPNGTLREHLDCIHGSVLDLAARLDVAIDVAHAITYLHMYIDHPIIHRDIKSSNILLTENFRAKVADFGFARQAADSDSGMTHVSTQVKGTAGYLDPEYLKTYQLTEKSDVYSFGVLLVELVTGRRPIEPKFELKERITAKWAMKRFMEDDAISVLDPRLDQTAANTLALHKILELALQCLAPRRQNRPSMKRCAEILWSIRKDFREQLSASNFRSFSTSSQRSSSLRE from the exons ATGACTTCTCCATATCCCCCTCGCCGGCGATCCGGCTCCGACTACAGCAGAACGCCGGGAAGGGTGCCCCCTTCTCCGGGCTACGCCTCGTCCGAGCTCAGCACCTCCACAATCTCCGAGCGCCAGAACCCCGTCGTCGCCGCCGCAAGGTCCTTCACCGGAATGTTCGCTGCGTGCTTCGCGCCCCCGGAATCCGACAACTCCAGGAGCCTCGGGGATTCCGAGGAGTTTAAGTCTTCTTCCA CTGCATCGAATGGCTCAAGAGCTGGTTCAAGAGCTGGTAGTCAGAGAGGGCGTAACTCAAATGGAGGTATGAACATCAGTTCATACAACATAGTACAAAGGAAAGAACCTGGCATTGTGAAGTTCACCATGGAGGAAATCTTCCAAGTCACAAGAAATTTCTCCCCTTCTTTCAAGATTGGCCAAGGTGGTTTTGGTGCTGTGTACAAGGCAAAACTCTTGGATGGGACTGTTGTTGCAGTAAAGCGCGCGAAGAAG AGTCTATATGAGAAACATTTGGGAGTGGAGTTTCAGAGCGAGATCCAAACACTATCCAAGGTGGAACATTTGAACTTGGTCAAGTTGTATGGATATTTGGACCAAGGTGATGAAAGGATCATTGTTGTTGAGTATGTTCCAAATGGAACCCTCAGAGAACATTTAGATT GCATTCATGGGAGCGTTCTGGACCTTGCTGCACGTTTGGATGTAGCAATTGATGTTGCTCATGCTATCACCTATCTTCATATGTATATAG ATCATCCTATCATTCATAGAGACATAAAATCTTCAAACATTCTTCTCACTGAAAATTTTCGAGCTAAAGTAGCAGACTTTGGTTTTGCTAGACAAGCAGCAGACAGTGACTCTGGCATGACACATGTTTCCACCCAAGTCAAAGGAACAGCTGGTTACTTGGATCCTGAATACCTGAAAACTTATCAACTAACTGAGAAAAGTGATGTGTATTCATTTGGAGTTTTGCTTGTTGAACTTGTCACAGGCAGACGCCCCATTGAACCAAAATTTGAACTCAAGGAGCGAATAACAGCAAAATGG GCCATGAAGAGGTTCATGGAGGACGATGCTATCTCAGTCTTGGACCCAAGACTGGATCAGACTGCTGCAAACACTTTGGCACTGCATAAGATTCTGGAGCTAGCTTTACAGTGCTTGGCTCCACGTAGACAAAACAGGCCTAGCATGAAAAGATGTGCCGAAATCCTTTGGTCCATCCGCAAGGATTTCAGAGAGCAGTTATCAGCTTCAAACTTCCGCTCATTTTCCACTTCTTCCCAAAGGAGCAGCTCACTGAGAGAGTGA
- the LOC106772962 gene encoding uncharacterized protein LOC106772962, whose protein sequence is MPLNSILWCQLNTIILSVLFLFCCSLGLSSANDELVGVTDDVFTVSSFSYPQTTLGPFDMRYIRVDIPPWFSAVSLALNSDVDLDVSRVERIPKSSLPIICFRDGSPPLPDALNISLKDSAVIGINGLDNEQCFPMEKNITMKLTNEQISPGAWYIGLFNGIGAARTQSRMIIRGSAYSFSANISVEACSNSMMKGELCNSTVYPLSCTVSDAYNSVKATVTKPLMKNVVTCKSNVDTFCAQEGVPELYSLDVTNMAEELTITVANVKFNTTTSNNTSSANDVSLMGFVRHGAIPSETLHDYSGDLNKAPLIIRYPLIGRLYISIVPVNVSKKFGGTLDGNLKVCYSMESQVHQCALGRAGPNCTMDSYTLQTVLRRGGPIPFESYFLPVAGGEGASSANFPLEPLLKKSSNERRNDDIWTYFTLDIPRGAAGRNIHIRLSADVKISYEVYARFGGLPSLDNWDYYYANRTRKSDQSMFFMLYDSSDDKIDFYIIYAREGTWGLGLRHLYTSTDSMKAQTSMSVSLEGCPKQCSFNGDCRYSFDASGLTSFSFCSCDRNHGGFDCSIEIVSHKGHILQSIFLIGSNAAAILPAYWSLREKAFAEWILFTSSGIASGIYHACDVGTWCALNYNVLQFMDFWLSFMAVVSTFVYLATIDEVYKRAIHTAVAILTALLAATKATRSSNIILVIVIGALGLLVAWLIEISKRYRSLSFSSGLSLSFLQSMQTMKQWFCNLVKTLLRRFRWGFIVVGFIALAMAGLSWTLETSANYWFWHSFWHATIYTSSFFFLCSKANIVDDEVSPPSSGNYALTRQDSFSRGI, encoded by the exons TTGACATACCACCATGGTTTTCTGCAGTGTCCTTAGCATTGAACTCAGATGTAGACCTT GATGTTTCAAGAGTTGAAAGGATTCCAAAAAGCTCACTGCCGATCATATGCTTTAGAGATGGCAGCCCTCCTCTGCCAGATGCTTTAAACATATCTCTGAAGGATTCGGCTGTCATAG GAATAAATGGTCTTGACAACGAGCAGTGTTTTCCTATGGAGAAAAACATCACTATGAAATTGACAAACGAACAg ATATCTCCAGGTGCATGGTATATTGGTCTTTTCAACGGAATTGGAGCTGCAAGAACACAATCGAGGATG ATTATCCGTGGCTCAGCATACTCATTCAGTGCCAATATAAGTGTGGAAGCATGCTCAAATTCAATGATGAAAGGGGAGCTATGTAACAGTACAGTCTATCCACTTTCATGCACAGTATCTGATGCCTATAATTCCGTGAAGGCTACAGTGACGAAGCCACTGATGAAAAATGTGGTGACCTGTAAAAGTAATGTAGATACATTTTGTGCACAGGAAGGTGTACCAGAACTTTACTCTCTGGATGTAACAAATATGGCAGAAGAATTGACCATTACGGTAGCAAATGTCAAATTCAATACTACAACTTCAAATAACACTTCTAGTGCAAATGATGTCAGTTTAATGGGTTTTGTTCGCCATGGTGCAATTCCTTCAGAAACTTTGCATGATTATTCCGGTGATTTAAATAAGGCCCCTTTGATTATCCGTTATCCACTGATTGGACGTTTGTACATTAGTATAGTACCGGTTAATGTTTCAAAAAAGTTTGGAGGGACTTTGGATGGCAATTTAAAAGTTTGTTACTCCATGGAATCACAAGTACATCAGTGTGCACTTGGAAGAGCGGGACCAAATTGCACAATGGACAGCTACACACTTCAG ACAGTTCTAAGGAGAGGAGGTCCAATTCCCTTTGAATCATATTTCTTACCTGTGGCTGGTGGTGAAGGAGCGTCTTCTGCCAATTTTCCTCTTGAGCCACTTTTAAAAAAGTCATCAAATGAGAGAAGAAATGATGACATTTGGACTTATTTTACTTTGGACATTCCCCGTGGTGCAGCTGGAAGGAACATTCACATACGATTATCAGCAGATGTGAAGATCAGTTATGAAGTCTATGCTAGATTTGGTGGTTTGCCTTCTCTTGATAACTGGGACTATTATTATGCTAACAGGACAAGGAAGAGTGACCAGTCCATGTTTTTCATGCTATATGATTCAAGTGATGACAAGattgatttttacattatttatgcTAGAGAAGGAACTTGGGGTTTAGGTCTAAGGCATCTTTATACCAGTACTGATTCTATGAAAGCGCAAACATCTATGTCTGTTTCACTTGAAGGATGCCCAAAACAATGTTCCTTTAATGGAGACTGTAGATATTCTTTTGATGCCAGTGGATTGACATCGTTCAG CTTCTGCTCCTGTGATCGAAACCATGGTGGCTTTGACTGTAGCATTGAAATTGTATCACACAAAG GGCATATACTGCAATCCATTTTTCTCATTGGATCAAACGCTGCAGCCATACTTCCTGCCTATTGGTCCCTTAGGGAAAAG GCATTTGCGGAATGGATTTTATTCACATCCAGTGGAATCGCTAGTGGGATATATCACGCATGTGATGTTGGCACCTGGTGTGCATTGAACTATAATGTTTTACAG TTCATGGATTTCTGGCTCTCTTTCATGGCTGTGGTTAGCACTTTTGTATACCTGGCAACCATTGATGAAGTATATAAGAGGGCAATCCACACAGCTGTTGCTATCCTCACTGCCCTCTTGGCTGCAACTAAGGCAACTAG GTCTTCCAATATTATTCTTGTCATTGTGATTGGAGCTCTTGGTCTTCTTGTTGCATGGTTGATTGAAATCTCAAAAAGATATAGGTCCCTCTCCTTTTCATCTGGATTATCACTAAGTTTCCTTCAAAG CATGCAAACTATGAAGCAATGGTTCTGCAATTTGGTGAAGACACTTTTGAGACGGTTTCGCTGGGGTTTTATAGTGGTTGGTTTCATTGCATTGGCCATGGCAGGATTAAGCTGGACACTTGAAACAAGTGCAAACTACTGGTTTTGGCACAG CTTTTGGCATGCTACAATATACacatcttctttcttcttcctttgctcAAAAGCAAACattgttgatgatgaagttTCACCACCTTCAAGTGGAAATTATGCACTGACTCGTCAGGATTCATTTTCAAGAGGTATTTAG
- the LOC106773013 gene encoding calmodulin-binding receptor-like cytoplasmic kinase 2 isoform X2, producing the protein MTSPYPPRRRSGSDYSRTPGRVPPSPGYASSELSTSTISERQNPVVAAARSFTGMFAACFAPPESDNSRSLGDSEEFKSSSTASNGSRAGSRAGSQRGRNSNGGMNISSYNIVQRKEPGIVKFTMEEIFQVTRNFSPSFKIGQGGFGAVYKAKLLDGTVVAVKRAKKSLYEKHLGVEFQSEIQTLSKVEHLNLVKLYGYLDQGDERIIVVEYVPNGTLREHLDCIHGSVLDLAARLDVAIDVAHAITYLHMYIDHPIIHRDIKSSNILLTENFRAKVADFGFARQAADSDSGMTHVSTQVKGTAGYLDPEYLKTYQLTEKSDVYSFGVLLVELVTGRRPIEPKFELKERITAKWCRP; encoded by the exons ATGACTTCTCCATATCCCCCTCGCCGGCGATCCGGCTCCGACTACAGCAGAACGCCGGGAAGGGTGCCCCCTTCTCCGGGCTACGCCTCGTCCGAGCTCAGCACCTCCACAATCTCCGAGCGCCAGAACCCCGTCGTCGCCGCCGCAAGGTCCTTCACCGGAATGTTCGCTGCGTGCTTCGCGCCCCCGGAATCCGACAACTCCAGGAGCCTCGGGGATTCCGAGGAGTTTAAGTCTTCTTCCA CTGCATCGAATGGCTCAAGAGCTGGTTCAAGAGCTGGTAGTCAGAGAGGGCGTAACTCAAATGGAGGTATGAACATCAGTTCATACAACATAGTACAAAGGAAAGAACCTGGCATTGTGAAGTTCACCATGGAGGAAATCTTCCAAGTCACAAGAAATTTCTCCCCTTCTTTCAAGATTGGCCAAGGTGGTTTTGGTGCTGTGTACAAGGCAAAACTCTTGGATGGGACTGTTGTTGCAGTAAAGCGCGCGAAGAAG AGTCTATATGAGAAACATTTGGGAGTGGAGTTTCAGAGCGAGATCCAAACACTATCCAAGGTGGAACATTTGAACTTGGTCAAGTTGTATGGATATTTGGACCAAGGTGATGAAAGGATCATTGTTGTTGAGTATGTTCCAAATGGAACCCTCAGAGAACATTTAGATT GCATTCATGGGAGCGTTCTGGACCTTGCTGCACGTTTGGATGTAGCAATTGATGTTGCTCATGCTATCACCTATCTTCATATGTATATAG ATCATCCTATCATTCATAGAGACATAAAATCTTCAAACATTCTTCTCACTGAAAATTTTCGAGCTAAAGTAGCAGACTTTGGTTTTGCTAGACAAGCAGCAGACAGTGACTCTGGCATGACACATGTTTCCACCCAAGTCAAAGGAACAGCTGGTTACTTGGATCCTGAATACCTGAAAACTTATCAACTAACTGAGAAAAGTGATGTGTATTCATTTGGAGTTTTGCTTGTTGAACTTGTCACAGGCAGACGCCCCATTGAACCAAAATTTGAACTCAAGGAGCGAATAACAGCAAAATGG TGCAGGCCATGA